From the genome of Macrobrachium nipponense isolate FS-2020 chromosome 29, ASM1510439v2, whole genome shotgun sequence, one region includes:
- the LOC135206299 gene encoding uncharacterized protein LOC135206299: MLKKTYADPQKITSSLICQVAGLPKPSADLDSLHGFRAKLEQYVRGIERNKSNSDHCSTWILGPLVFQKLPGKVKEQIQNKCGWDYPSLLDIREGLGMIILTLSSSDFEPRDKNKDYSHRKPKPNQSSNRPGNRIKTQVSSYTPKKHDVTNLSISVTQGQPNKTARTQSCVFCDRPEHKAYQCDNYKTTQERISRLTAQNRCVKCTSPNHKTTDCLVKFQKCLSCKTGLHHSALCSDSSTEVSAVNYCGDNDSDKD; encoded by the coding sequence ATGTTGAAGAAAACTTATGCTGATCCACAGAAAATAACCTCATCTCTAATTTGTCAAGTAGCAGGCCTGCCTAAGCCTTCTGCAGATCTGGATTCACTACATGGCTTCCGGGCTAAACTTGAACAATATGTTAGaggcatagaaagaaacaaatcTAATTCGGATCACTGTAGTACCTGGATACTTGGTCCTTTAGTTTTCCAAAAACTACCTGGGAAGGTGAAAGAACAAATCCAAAACAAGTGTGGATGGGACTATCCCTCACTCCTAGATATAAGAGAGGGGCTAGGAATGATAATCCTGACCTTGTCTTCTTCAGATTTTGAACCCAGGGATAAGAATAAGGATTACTCCCATAGAAAACCCAAGCCTAACCAAAGTTCTAATAGACCAGGTAATCGGATCAAAACTCAGGTTAGTTCTTACACCCCTAAGAAACATGATGTTACGAATCTGAGTATTTCTGTCACTCAAGGTCAGCCTAATAAGACAGCTAGAACCCAAAGTTGTGTATTCTGTGATAGACCAGAACATAAAGCCTACCAGTGTGACAATTACAAGACCACGCAAGAGCGCATTTCAAGACTTACCGCACAAAATCGTTGCGTGAAATGCACTTCACCCAACCATAAGACAACAGATTGTCTTGTAAAGTTCCAGAAATGTCTGTCATGTAAAACTGGACTGCACCATTCAGCATTGTGCTCTGATTCCTCAACTGAAGTCTCTGCTGTGAACTATTGTGGAGACAATGACAGTGACAAAGACTAA
- the LOC135206300 gene encoding uncharacterized protein LOC135206300: protein MVEGRYEVSLPWKVNKKQLPTNLTLEERLNSTIHKLKQTNKYLEIYDQIIKEQLSLIFIETVPEEDHKLTNVHYLPHLPVIKDSTTTPIHFVFDASARMDKQAPSLNDCLYSGPSLTSHLTDLLLKFRLDPFAVSADISKAFLRVGLQPRDRDFTRFIWLKDLNNEKDLQAYKFRSVLFGATCSPFLLQSTLQHHLET, encoded by the coding sequence ATGGTTGAAGGACGATATGAGGTATCTCTCCCCTGGAAAGTCAATAAGAAACAACTCCCTACCAACTTAACACTCGAGGAAAGACTGAACAGCACTATTCACAAGctgaaacaaactaataaatatctGGAAATTTATGACCAGATCATCAAAGAACAACTGTCTCTCATCTTCATTGAAACAGTGCCAGAAGAAGACCACAAGTTGACAAATGTTCATTATTTACCCCATTTACCTGTGATTAAGGATTCAACTACAACGCccattcattttgtatttgatGCAAGTGCCCGGATGGACAAGCAGGCCCCTAGTCTGAATGATTGCTTATACTCTGGCCCATCCTTGACTAGTCATCTAACCGACTTGTTGTTGAAATTCCGTCTCGACCCATTTGCGGTATCAGCAGACATCAGCAAAGCCTTCTTACGGGTAGGTCTCCAACCTAGAGATCGTGATTTTACACGTTTCATCTGGCTAAAAGATCTTAACAATGAAAAGGACCTTCAAGCCTATAAATTTAGATCAGTTCTCTTTGGAGCCACCTGCTCGCCTTTTCTACTCCAGTCGACCTTGCAACATCACTTAGAAACCTAA